Part of the Temnothorax longispinosus isolate EJ_2023e chromosome 5, Tlon_JGU_v1, whole genome shotgun sequence genome is shown below.
TTTTCCATACATACGTTccaattcaattttaatactcGCAATTTAGCCACGATTTATAACACATTCAAAAGTGTATAATATTCGACTCAACGAACGGATGaacgatgaaaaaaaatatgcattgcGCAAGAAACTATTGAGTTTATGTCTTCCAAAACTTACCACTGACTTTGATACATTTGACTTTCTGTAACTTCTTCTTTTCTGACAGTACCGGCAAGGCTTCTCTACTCGCTTCGCTTCCTCCTGCGCCAGAACTACCACCAGCCATATCAGCCTCTTGAATGCCTCCGCCTCCCGCTTGAGCCGCGAGGGATTTCTTTATATTAGTAATCTAAAAGGcaacagaaaagaaatgtcacatttattatacacatgattaatcttttaacgataaaacaaataaagaaacaagaaaagagAAGGACATATAACTCACGTCTCTTTGTATTCTTTCTTTATGATAAGTagctttttgtttttcaatattaGCTCTAGATATTTGCTGCTCGATACAGGATAAAACTGTATCGCACGCTTCGCCCCAGGCGGCTAACGTCTCTGCTACTACGCCGGTATCACCTGGCCGGACGTCTCGTCCTAAACCGGCATAATCCACTTCTAGCTGTGAATTTTTCTGATCTAATTTTCCATGGATTATATCGGCGTATATAGCTTCGATAATCAAGTCCTCTAGATCCCTGACATTCTTTATGTCGAGCTCCTCCAACAACACCGAGTAGGGTATACATTTGTTTTTCGTAGCCAGAGTGACAATTGTGAGGTGCTGAAGCTTCTTTTTTTGCGTAGGAGTTAACTCTAAcactttctctttattttccaGATAATCTTTATAGGTGCCGTATGCAAATAGATTCAAGGTATTCCAATACTGGACGTAAGGTCCgttttctaattctttaatGTTCGGCATGTCCAATAATTCGCCAAAGACATGTACGCCGGGCGTCTCGACGGCTTGCCTTATGAGCTCTATGGCGGCGGCGCCTTTCGCAGTTTTTGCAAGCAGCACGAACTGCTCCAAAGGATTATTAGCTGATTTTTCAGTGGTGTTTCCACCTGTCATGGTGActcctaataaataatatttatgaatcaAAGAAATCTCGTGCGCGAATAAACGGTATACcacaaaatatgtatatgtacagttAATGACGATAGATAAAATCGCCAATAGACTAaactggaaaaaaaagacttcCTTTCTTCTTAACAAAGCTTTGGTAAACAGAACGCTCGTACGATCGTCTGGGGCCGACCGGAGAGGTTAGGAAACCAGATTCGACGCGTCCGTCCAGTTATTGCGCGCGTCAGCGACGATCGAAGGCACGTCGTGGAACGTAAACGCGTGATAATAACGTGAGAAACTCACTCGTTCGCTATCGACAGCGGTGCTACGGATTACGGACACCAAAGCTAATCGAAATTTCTCTTCGGCACTGTCAAGCTCGAAACGGTCGAAACGATGTGAGAATGTGTGAGAAACGCCAGAATATGGAGCATGAAGCCTCAGCCGCGGGCCACGGGCCGCTCCGATCGCGCGCGCATGCGTAAATCGCGACCGGGTGCACCTGCACTGCAGTACTGCACTGACTGCACCCTGCGGCGAGATGTGATGTGTGAACTGCTCCATGTAGTGGAAAGCGGTTTGAGGTTAGGTCCCGTTCGAACCGCGACACATGAATTATCGATTAGACGTCTTTCGCATTTAGCGCGGCCAAAACAATACCGCGGCCGATCGCGCGCGTCCGGATGCAACGATGGTGGAGAACGGACCGGCGTGCCGTAGGTTAAGTACCCCCGTTGACGTTGTGCCGCCAGTGAACGACATCCGCGAGCAACACTGACTCGAGACGGCTGAAGATGAGCCGGCTATGGAACTACCTGGTATTTCAGGCATGGATGTCCTACCTGATGGCGGCCGGGCTGCTGGTCTTCACCAGCGGCTTCCTCCTCAATCGCGTCTCCCGGCCGGAGCGTGCCGAATGCGCGCGGTGTACGGCGGCCAGCGGCGATTGCGACACGGCGGGCATTCTCCAGGACACGGAGCGCGCCGCCAAGGTATGCCTCGAGCGCAGAGCGCGGGTCGTGCTCCTGATCGTTGACGCCTTGAAGTACGAGTTCGCCGAGTGGCACGACGACACCGCCGCCGTCTCCTCCTACCATCGCAACAAATTGCCCGTGATTCACGAGCTACTGCAGAAACATCCGTCGCACTCTCGGCTGTACAGATTCATGGCTGATCCACCCACCACGACGATGCAGCGCCTAAAGGGCCTGACAACGGGCTCCCTACCCACTTTCATAGAGGTGGGCTCAAACTTCGCCTCGGAGTACATCCAGGAAGACAATCTCATTGACCAAAACGCCGCCGGGGGTATCGTTTTCATGGGGGACGACACGTGGACCAATCTATTCCCGGATAAATTTATGAGGCAGTTCCCGTCGCCGTCGTTCAACGTCTGGGATCTGGACAGCGTGGACAAGGACGTTCAGTATCGCATCTTCTTTGAGATGAAGAAGAAGGACTGGTCGCTATTGATAGCGCACACCCTCGGGGTTGATCACTGCGGGCACAAACACGGCACGCAGCATCCAGAAATGACGAGGAAATTGAATGATACGAATACGCTTATAAAGGAGATTGTAGCGTCTCTCGAGAAGGACATGATGCTTTTCGTTGTTGGAGATCACGGTATGACTGAGACAGGAGATCACGGTGGTGACAGTCCCAACGAAGTGGAGGCCGCGATGTTCGTTTACTCGACGACTCCGCTGCTGAAGGGATTTGCGATCAATGACGACGATAGCGTAAATCAAATTGATCTCGTTCCCACCCTGGCGTCGATTCTCGGCACGCCGATTCCCTTTTCCAATTTAGGATCCGTAATACTCGATTGTTTGCCAAGTAGAGTGGAGGAGATGGCTGCCGGTCAATTATTATATCCGTTGCATTCTCTGTGGAAGAACATTGCCCAAACGAAGAAGTACATAGAGATATATTCCGCGGATACGTACTTGTTTTCGAAAGAGCAGCTGCAGcatttgcattatatatacagtCTTCTCTCGGAGCGAGTTAAGCAAGTTGACAGCTTTGAAAAACTAGAAGCTTTTATTCGGGACACCAAAGGCTATTTTAAGTTGTTGAAGGACACGTGTTCGGAAGTATGGGTCCAATTTGATTCCGGACTAATTTCCAAGGGTTTACTTTTGATGTTTTGTTCCTTGTTTTTCTTCTACCTCTTCATCACCGGTATCCCTGAGAGTCGTATgtgtgatatatttaaatcttcatTTTTGCAATGCGCTATCATAGCAAATTTAATTACCGCGGCAATTACCACGTGTTTGTttctgttaaatattttagaggAATTGAGAAATACAACGTTTTTCGTCACTGGCGCGGTTTCTGTTGGTCTACTGGTCATAGTGATCGCTCAAAATTGGGATGTCATATCGATGTGCTGGTACGATCATCGTCGAATCAAGCTGTTGACCTATGTAGCGAGGATAATACTTCTTCTAACGGTATGCGGGCTTTTCTCCAACAGTTACATAGTTGAAGAAGACAAAGTCTTATCGTTCCTGTTCGTTACGCTCGTTTGCCTGCTCATATTTGACCTGAGAAAGAACGATCCCGATAGTACTTCCGAGAGGAAGACAAGATTTACTTCAAAACCAATCAAAACAAATTTTAGGACACTCGTGCTAATTATCGGTTTACTAGCGTGTGCCTCGGTGAGGCTGTCGCATTATTTCTGGCGTTGTAGAGAGGAGCATCTACAACGGGAATGTTCTATATTTGCAACCGGCAAAGTTGGCTGGTCAACAGTGCCGAATAACTGGGAGCGCGCGCTACTCGCCGTTCTACTCGCTTCAGTCATCCTGGCGTCATACGTGGTGATAGTTAGATTATGGTTGCAAAGTTGTGGAAATCTCACGGGCTTTGCCCCCAGCGTCATGATAGGACAGTACTGTCCGGTTATCGTAAGCGTTTGCATGGGTTGCTACTGGATTCTGCAAAAGTTCCCGAAGTTTGTCAAGCCGAAACTCTCGTTGTCCTGGGAGATCAATACGCTACCTAATGTGGTTTACTTCTTCTGCGCCCTCGCGATCCTCGTCCTCTACTATCGTCCGCTTAGTATATACTTGCTGCCAAAGAAGAAGGAATCCATCGACGTCTACCGTGATGAAAACATAGTGCCTCGACTATTCGAAAAGATAAAAGACTCCATTTCCCGCAAACGAATAGATACCGATGAGCTCCCGGTCATTTATGGTTTCGGAACTGCCTACAGCGCTGCATTTATCTCGTTAAGCGTATTTCTCACACTTTTGTACGCATTATTGCTGGGAGATATTCTATCGCCTGGTACATTTTTGATGTTCATAACGTGCGCTTGCGTATTGGGTTTGTCCGCGATAGAAAGATACAAAAATGCTAATAGTATTTGTAAGTGTACACAAgaatctttatattatctatacaGTTgggtttttaatatttctaatgttttatatattattgcagCTGAGCTAGTTGACGTATCGATGCCTGTGTTACTTTGCTGGTTTTTACTAGctgaatatttcttttatggGACTGGCCATCAGGCAACGTTTCCTACCATTCACTGGCATGCTGCCTTTGTAGGAACTGGCGGTCACTTTTATGGAAACTTAGTGTCGGCAATTTTAATCGGTGAGTATATTAATATCGCCGAGTTAAAATCTCTACTGGTTATAATTTTCTGACGAAACGATTTTCAGGTATTAATACATTTGGATCGCATATTATACTGGGTGCAACGTTACCACTATTAGTGGTCGTGCCATTTACATTGCATCGGATATTCCCGAAGTTTCTCAAGGCCAAGTTTTTCGATGATATAAAGAGGGGCGAACTTCTCCTGTTCGAACAAGATTCTGCTTTTCACGCTGCAATTTTCGCGATTGCGGGGAAATACACGATGCTTCACGGAATTCGGGTA
Proteins encoded:
- the Csn7 gene encoding COP9 signalosome complex subunit 7 isoform X1; the protein is MTGGNTTEKSANNPLEQFVLLAKTAKGAAAIELIRQAVETPGVHVFGELLDMPNIKELENGPYVQYWNTLNLFAYGTYKDYLENKEKVLELTPTQKKKLQHLTIVTLATKNKCIPYSVLLEELDIKNVRDLEDLIIEAIYADIIHGKLDQKNSQLEVDYAGLGRDVRPGDTGVVAETLAAWGEACDTVLSCIEQQISRANIEKQKATYHKERIQRDITNIKKSLAAQAGGGGIQEADMAGGSSGAGGSEASREALPVLSEKKKLQKVKCIKVSGSATDSLMVDGTSWE
- the Csn7 gene encoding COP9 signalosome complex subunit 7 isoform X2; its protein translation is MTGGNTTEKSANNPLEQFVLLAKTAKGAAAIELIRQAVETPGVHVFGELLDMPNIKELENGPYVQYWNTLNLFAYGTYKDYLENKEKVLELTPTQKKKLQHLTIVTLATKNKCIPYSVLLEELDIKNVRDLEDLIIEAIYADIIHGKLDQKNSQLEVDYAGLGRDVRPGDTGVVAETLAAWGEACDTVLSCIEQQISRANIEKQKATYHKERIQRDITNIKKSLAAQAGGGGIQEADMAGGSSGAGGSEASREALPVLSEKKKLQKVKCIKVSVIICTRYT
- the Csn7 gene encoding COP9 signalosome complex subunit 7 isoform X3, encoding MTGGNTTEKSANNPLEQFVLLAKTAKGAAAIELIRQAVETPGVHVFGELLDMPNIKELENGPYVQYWNTLNLFAYGTYKDYLENKEKVLELTPTQKKKLQHLTIVTLATKNKCIPYSVLLEELDIKNVRDLEDLIIEAIYADIIHGKLDQKNSQLEVDYAGLGRDVRPGDTGVVAETLAAWGEACDTVLSCIEQQISRANIEKQKATYHKERIQRDITNIKKSLAAQAGGGGIQEADMAGGSSGAGGSEASREALPVLSEKKKLQKVKCIKVSDYEMNDE
- the Csn7 gene encoding COP9 signalosome complex subunit 7 isoform X4 — its product is MTGGNTTEKSANNPLEQFVLLAKTAKGAAAIELIRQAVETPGVHVFGELLDMPNIKELENGPYVQYWNTLNLFAYGTYKDYLENKEKVLELTPTQKKKLQHLTIVTLATKNKCIPYSVLLEELDIKNVRDLEDLIIEAIYADIIHGKLDQKNSQLEVDYAGLGRDVRPGDTGVVAETLAAWGEACDTVLSCIEQQISRANIEKQKATYHKERIQRDITNIKKSLAAQAGGGGIQEADMAGGSSGAGGSEASREALPVLSEKKKLQKVKCIKVSDYERLFF
- the Csn7 gene encoding COP9 signalosome complex subunit 7 isoform X5, yielding MTGGNTTEKSANNPLEQFVLLAKTAKGAAAIELIRQAVETPGVHVFGELLDMPNIKELENGPYVQYWNTLNLFAYGTYKDYLENKEKVLELTPTQKKKLQHLTIVTLATKNKCIPYSVLLEELDIKNVRDLEDLIIEAIYADIIHGKLDQKNSQLEVDYAGLGRDVRPGDTGVVAETLAAWGEACDTVLSCIEQQISRANIEKQKATYHKERIQRDITNIKKSLAAQAGGGGIQEADMAGGSSGAGGSEASREALPVLSEKKKLQKVKCIKVSGREEFN
- the Pig-o gene encoding GPI ethanolamine phosphate transferase 3, coding for MSRLWNYLVFQAWMSYLMAAGLLVFTSGFLLNRVSRPERAECARCTAASGDCDTAGILQDTERAAKVCLERRARVVLLIVDALKYEFAEWHDDTAAVSSYHRNKLPVIHELLQKHPSHSRLYRFMADPPTTTMQRLKGLTTGSLPTFIEVGSNFASEYIQEDNLIDQNAAGGIVFMGDDTWTNLFPDKFMRQFPSPSFNVWDLDSVDKDVQYRIFFEMKKKDWSLLIAHTLGVDHCGHKHGTQHPEMTRKLNDTNTLIKEIVASLEKDMMLFVVGDHGMTETGDHGGDSPNEVEAAMFVYSTTPLLKGFAINDDDSVNQIDLVPTLASILGTPIPFSNLGSVILDCLPSRVEEMAAGQLLYPLHSLWKNIAQTKKYIEIYSADTYLFSKEQLQHLHYIYSLLSERVKQVDSFEKLEAFIRDTKGYFKLLKDTCSEVWVQFDSGLISKGLLLMFCSLFFFYLFITGIPESRMCDIFKSSFLQCAIIANLITAAITTCLFLLNILEELRNTTFFVTGAVSVGLLVIVIAQNWDVISMCWYDHRRIKLLTYVARIILLLTVCGLFSNSYIVEEDKVLSFLFVTLVCLLIFDLRKNDPDSTSERKTRFTSKPIKTNFRTLVLIIGLLACASVRLSHYFWRCREEHLQRECSIFATGKVGWSTVPNNWERALLAVLLASVILASYVVIVRLWLQSCGNLTGFAPSVMIGQYCPVIVSVCMGCYWILQKFPKFVKPKLSLSWEINTLPNVVYFFCALAILVLYYRPLSIYLLPKKKESIDVYRDENIVPRLFEKIKDSISRKRIDTDELPVIYGFGTAYSAAFISLSVFLTLLYALLLGDILSPGTFLMFITCACVLGLSAIERYKNANSISELVDVSMPVLLCWFLLAEYFFYGTGHQATFPTIHWHAAFVGTGGHFYGNLVSAILIGINTFGSHIILGATLPLLVVVPFTLHRIFPKFLKAKFFDDIKRGELLLFEQDSAFHAAIFAIAGKYTMLHGIRTFGSMLAATIHCRHLMVWKIFAPKLIFEGLGFLVTLGSILASFYMVFRIDQQMEYLITRVTKSR